The following are encoded together in the Coffea arabica cultivar ET-39 chromosome 1c, Coffea Arabica ET-39 HiFi, whole genome shotgun sequence genome:
- the LOC113714194 gene encoding chaperonin CPN60-2, mitochondrial-like isoform X2, with amino-acid sequence MYRLAANLVSKACVARNATQQVGSRLAWIRNYAAKDILFGVEARSLMLQGVDELADAVKVTMGPKGRNVVLEQSFGTPKVTKDGVTVAKSIEFKDRVKNIGASLVKQVANATNDVAGDGTTCATILARAIYSEGCKSVAAGMNAMDLRRGISMAIDSVVTNLKSRARMISTSEEIAQVGTISANGEREIGELIAKAMERVGKEGVITIADGKTLYNELEVVEGMKLDRGYISPYFVTNQKNQKCELEDPLILIHEKKIGSINAVVKVLELALKRQRPLLIVSEDVESDALATLILNKLRAGIKVCAIKAPGYGENRKANLQDLAILTGGEVISDELGLNLEKVTIDMLGSCKKVSVSKDDTVVLDGAGDKKTIEERCEEIRSAIELSTSDYDKEKLQERLAKLSGGVAVLKIGGASEAEVSEKKDRVTDALNATKAAVEEGIVQGGGVALLYASKELENLQTSNFDQKIGVQIIQNALKMLFDVVRLVFAIEG; translated from the exons ATGTATCGGTTGGCTGCTAATCTGGTTTCAAAAGCCTG TGTTGCTAGGAATGCTACTCAACAG GTTGGAAGTCGATTGGCTTGGATTAGGAATTATGCTGCGAAAGACATTCTATTTGGAGTGGAAGCACGGTCCCTGATGCTACAGGGTGTTGACGAGCTCGCTGATGCTGTTAAAGTCACAATGGGTCCTAAA GGTCGCAATGTTGTTCTAGAACAGAGTTTCGGCACCCCTAAAGTGACAAAGGATGGCGTCACTGTTGCAAAGAGTATTGAATTTAAAGACAGAGTAAAGAATATTGGTGCTAGCCTTGTAAAGCAGGTTGCAAATGCTACAAATGATGTTGCTGGAGATG GTACCACATGTGCAACAATCCTCGCACGTGCAATATATTCTGAAGGGTGCAAGTCAGTTGCTGCTGGAATGAATGCTATGGACTTACGACGTGGGATCTCAATGGCAATTGATTCTGTGGTGACTAACTTGAAAAGCAGGGCTAGGATGATCAGTACATCTGAGGAAATAGCCCAG GTTGGAACTATTTCAGCAAATGGAGAAAGGGAGATTGGTGAGCTTATAGCAAAGGCAATGGAAAGAGTGGGCAAAGAAGGTGTTATTACTATTGCT GATGGGAAAACACTATATAATGAGTTGGAAGTTGTAGAAGGAATGAAGCTCGATAGGGGCTATATTTCACCTTACTTTGTCACCAATCAAAAGAATCAAAAATGC GAATTGGAGGATCCTCTGATTCTTATCCatgaaaagaaaattggaaGCATAAATGCTGTGGTAAAAGTGCTGGAGTTAGCCTTGAAG CGGCAAAGACCTTTGCTGATTGTTTCGGAGGATGTTGAAAGTGACGCTTTAGCCACTTTGATACTAAACAAGCTTCGTGCAGGAATTAAG GTTTGTGCCATTAAAGCTCCTGGTTATGGAGAAAACAGAAAGGCCAATTTACAGGATCTTGCCATTCTCACAGGAGGCGAA GTCATATCTGATGAGCTTGGTTTGAACCTGGAAAAGGTGACAATAGATATGCTTGGCTCATGCAAGAAG GTTTCAGTGTCAAAGGACGATACTGTTGTCCTTGACGGAGCTGGTGACAAAAAGACCATTGAGGAAAGATGCGAGGAG ATTCGCTCTGCCATTGAACTAAGTACATCTGATTATGACAAGGAGAAGCTTCAGGAAAGGCTAGCTAAGCTTTCTGGTGGAGTCGCTGTTTTGAAG ATTGGAGGGGCAAGTGAAGCAGAGGTCAGTGAGAAGAAGGATAGGGTCACTGATGCTTTAAACGCTACGAAGGCAGCTGTTGAGGAGGGCATTGTACAAG GTGGTGGAGTTGCCCTTCTTTATGCTTCAAAGGAACTGGAGAACCTACAAACTTCCAACTTTGATCAAAAGATTGGTGTTCAGATTATTCAGAATGCACTCAAG ATGCTTTTTGATGTTGTCAGATTAGTTTTTGCTATTGAAGGCTGA
- the LOC113714194 gene encoding chaperonin CPN60-2, mitochondrial-like isoform X1 — MYRLAANLVSKACVARNATQQVGSRLAWIRNYAAKDILFGVEARSLMLQGVDELADAVKVTMGPKGRNVVLEQSFGTPKVTKDGVTVAKSIEFKDRVKNIGASLVKQVANATNDVAGDGTTCATILARAIYSEGCKSVAAGMNAMDLRRGISMAIDSVVTNLKSRARMISTSEEIAQVGTISANGEREIGELIAKAMERVGKEGVITIADGKTLYNELEVVEGMKLDRGYISPYFVTNQKNQKCELEDPLILIHEKKIGSINAVVKVLELALKRQRPLLIVSEDVESDALATLILNKLRAGIKVCAIKAPGYGENRKANLQDLAILTGGEVISDELGLNLEKVTIDMLGSCKKVSVSKDDTVVLDGAGDKKTIEERCEEIRSAIELSTSDYDKEKLQERLAKLSGGVAVLKIGGASEAEVSEKKDRVTDALNATKAAVEEGIVQGGGVALLYASKELENLQTSNFDQKIGVQIIQNALKAPVQTIASNAGAEGAVVVGKLMEQDNPDLGYDAANGEYVDMIKAGIMDPLKVIRTALVDAASVSSLLTTTEAVVVEHPKDEKESTAMAAGMGF, encoded by the exons ATGTATCGGTTGGCTGCTAATCTGGTTTCAAAAGCCTG TGTTGCTAGGAATGCTACTCAACAG GTTGGAAGTCGATTGGCTTGGATTAGGAATTATGCTGCGAAAGACATTCTATTTGGAGTGGAAGCACGGTCCCTGATGCTACAGGGTGTTGACGAGCTCGCTGATGCTGTTAAAGTCACAATGGGTCCTAAA GGTCGCAATGTTGTTCTAGAACAGAGTTTCGGCACCCCTAAAGTGACAAAGGATGGCGTCACTGTTGCAAAGAGTATTGAATTTAAAGACAGAGTAAAGAATATTGGTGCTAGCCTTGTAAAGCAGGTTGCAAATGCTACAAATGATGTTGCTGGAGATG GTACCACATGTGCAACAATCCTCGCACGTGCAATATATTCTGAAGGGTGCAAGTCAGTTGCTGCTGGAATGAATGCTATGGACTTACGACGTGGGATCTCAATGGCAATTGATTCTGTGGTGACTAACTTGAAAAGCAGGGCTAGGATGATCAGTACATCTGAGGAAATAGCCCAG GTTGGAACTATTTCAGCAAATGGAGAAAGGGAGATTGGTGAGCTTATAGCAAAGGCAATGGAAAGAGTGGGCAAAGAAGGTGTTATTACTATTGCT GATGGGAAAACACTATATAATGAGTTGGAAGTTGTAGAAGGAATGAAGCTCGATAGGGGCTATATTTCACCTTACTTTGTCACCAATCAAAAGAATCAAAAATGC GAATTGGAGGATCCTCTGATTCTTATCCatgaaaagaaaattggaaGCATAAATGCTGTGGTAAAAGTGCTGGAGTTAGCCTTGAAG CGGCAAAGACCTTTGCTGATTGTTTCGGAGGATGTTGAAAGTGACGCTTTAGCCACTTTGATACTAAACAAGCTTCGTGCAGGAATTAAG GTTTGTGCCATTAAAGCTCCTGGTTATGGAGAAAACAGAAAGGCCAATTTACAGGATCTTGCCATTCTCACAGGAGGCGAA GTCATATCTGATGAGCTTGGTTTGAACCTGGAAAAGGTGACAATAGATATGCTTGGCTCATGCAAGAAG GTTTCAGTGTCAAAGGACGATACTGTTGTCCTTGACGGAGCTGGTGACAAAAAGACCATTGAGGAAAGATGCGAGGAG ATTCGCTCTGCCATTGAACTAAGTACATCTGATTATGACAAGGAGAAGCTTCAGGAAAGGCTAGCTAAGCTTTCTGGTGGAGTCGCTGTTTTGAAG ATTGGAGGGGCAAGTGAAGCAGAGGTCAGTGAGAAGAAGGATAGGGTCACTGATGCTTTAAACGCTACGAAGGCAGCTGTTGAGGAGGGCATTGTACAAG GTGGTGGAGTTGCCCTTCTTTATGCTTCAAAGGAACTGGAGAACCTACAAACTTCCAACTTTGATCAAAAGATTGGTGTTCAGATTATTCAGAATGCACTCAAG GCACCAGTTCAGACAATTGCTTCCAATGCTGGAGCTGAGGGTGCAGTTGTTGTTGGTAAACTAATGGAGCAAGACAACCCTGATCTAGGATATGATGCAGCTAATG GTGAATATGTGGACATGATAAAGGCTGGTATAATGGACCCACTGAAAGTTATTAGAACAGCTTTAGTTGATGCTGCAAG TGTATCTTCTCTTTTAACCACGACGGAGGCTGTCGTTGTGGAACATCCCAAGGACGAGAAAGAATCCACAGCAATGGCAGCAGGCATGGGCTTTTAA
- the LOC113696134 gene encoding transcription factor PIF1-like isoform X2: MNHCVPDFEMDDDYGIPTSSSINASTTARPKKPAIGEEEIMELLWQNGQVVFQSQNQRSFKKSPNRGGEPDQLHQSGASREIPSILENDNLSAAPPPQQLFMQEDEMASWLHYPLDDSSFDRDLYSDLLYPPPPSASTTTTMTPTPSVPPRELRTTIVEIRPPPAVIPPRPPVPPPSKGTYPIEAAAPRLQNFMHFSRLPKSRNESGYTRELTVVDSNETQTTVPESRVPEGDVRCGAVSCTAAAATSAAARDLATTACELTVTSSPGASGGSVSATAEPHHRPPTSIHKPSPSGVEDRKRKGRETEETDCPSEDIEFESADAKRQARGSTSTKRSRAAEVHNLSERRRRDRINEKMRALQELIPRCNKSDKASMLDEAIEYLKSLQLQVQFMSMGCGMLPMMYPSVQQYMPAMGMGMGMGMGMGMDLGMNRPVMPYPSFIPGSGMPSPAVAANMGPRFPMPAFHMQPVPVPDSSRIQASNQLDPMLNSLVTPNPNQPRVPNFADPYQQFIGLHQAQIPLPQNQVVVQPSKPNSSREVGNLDNHQSG, from the exons ATGAATCATTGCGTTCCGGATTTTGAAATGGATGACGATTATGGAATCCCTACTTCTTCTTCAATTAATGCCAGTACCACTGCCAGACCCAAGAAGCCAGCAAT AGGTGAAGAAGAGATCATGGAGCTGCTATGGCAGAACGGGCAGGTGGTCTTCCAAAGCCAGAATCaaagatcattcaagaaatcTCCCAACCGGGGCGGAGAGCCTGATCAACTACACCAATCCGGTGCTTCTAGAGAGATCCCATCCATACTAGAAAATGACAACCTATCGGCGGCGCCGCCGCCGCAGCAGCTCTTCATGCAAGAAGACGAGATGGCCTCTTGGCTTCACTATCCTCTCGACGACTCCTCCTTCGACCGCGACCTCTACTCCGATCTCCTCTATCCTCCGCCGCCTTCAgcttccaccaccaccaccatgaCGCCAACTCCCTCCGTTCCTCCCAGAGAACTCCGCACAACTATCGTGGAGATCCGCCCGCCGCCAGCCGTTATTCCTCCTCGACCCCCGGTACCTCCTCCTTCGAAAGGCACCTACCCAATAGAGGCAGCTGCTCCTAGGCTTCAAAACTTCATGCACTTCTCCAGACTGCCCAAATCCAGGAACGAGTCCGGATACACGAGGGAATTGACGGTGGTGGACTCCAATGAGACGCAAACAACGGTGCCGGAATCGAGGGTTCCTGAAGGGGATGTAAGATGCGGAGCCGTGAGCTGCACTGCAGCTGCGGCTACCTCCGCTGCAGCTAGGGACTTGGCGACCACGGCCTGTGAACTCACCGTCACGTCGTCCCCCGGGGCCTCCGGGGGTAGCGTCAGTGCAACCGCGGAGCCGCATCACCGGCCGCCGACTTCAATTCATAAACCGAGCCCGTCCGGTGTGGAGGACCGGAAGCGTAAAGGAAGAGAAACGGAGGAGACGGATTGTCCTAGTGAG GATATCGAGTTTGAGTCAGCTGATGCAAAAAGGCAAGCCCGTGGATCAACATCTACAAAGAGATCCCGTGCTGCAGAGGTTCACAATCTCTCAGAAAGA AGGCGTCGAGACAGGATAAATGAAAAGATGAGGGCCTTGCAAGAACTCATACCTCGTTGCAACAAG TCAGACAAGGCTTCAATGCTGGATGAGGCGATTGAGTACTTGAAATCGCTACAACTGCAAGTGCAG TTTATGTCAATGGGATGTGGCATGCTCCCGATGATGTATCCCAGTGTACAGCAGTACATGCCAGCAATGGGTATGGGCATGGGCATGGGCATGGGCATGGGCATGGATTTGGGTATGAACCGTCCAGTGATGCCATATCCATCTTTTATACCCGGTTCGGGAATGCCAAGCCCGGCTGTAGCAGCAAACATGGGGCCAAGATTTCCCATGCCAGCATTTCATATGCAACCGGTTCCAGTTCCTGACTCTTCCAGAATCCAAGCTTCCAATCAGCTGGATCCAATGCTGAACTCACTAGTGACGCCTAATCCAAATCAGCCACGAGTTCCAAATTTTGCTGATCCCTATCAGCAGTTCATTGGTCTCCACCAAGCACAAATACCATTACCACAG AATCAAGTGGTAGTACAGCCCAGCAAGCCGAATAGTAGCAGAGAAGTTGGGAATCTTGATAATCATCAATCTG
- the LOC113696134 gene encoding transcription factor PIF1-like isoform X1 — MNHCVPDFEMDDDYGIPTSSSINASTTARPKKPAIGEEEIMELLWQNGQVVFQSQNQRSFKKSPNRGGEPDQLHQSGASREIPSILENDNLSAAPPPQQLFMQEDEMASWLHYPLDDSSFDRDLYSDLLYPPPPSASTTTTMTPTPSVPPRELRTTIVEIRPPPAVIPPRPPVPPPSKGTYPIEAAAPRLQNFMHFSRLPKSRNESGYTRELTVVDSNETQTTVPESRVPEGDVRCGAVSCTAAAATSAAARDLATTACELTVTSSPGASGGSVSATAEPHHRPPTSIHKPSPSGVEDRKRKGRETEETDCPSEDIEFESADAKRQARGSTSTKRSRAAEVHNLSERRRRDRINEKMRALQELIPRCNKSDKASMLDEAIEYLKSLQLQVQFMSMGCGMLPMMYPSVQQYMPAMGMGMGMGMGMGMDLGMNRPVMPYPSFIPGSGMPSPAVAANMGPRFPMPAFHMQPVPVPDSSRIQASNQLDPMLNSLVTPNPNQPRVPNFADPYQQFIGLHQAQIPLPQNQVVVQPSKPNSSREVGNLDNHQSGRLIF; from the exons ATGAATCATTGCGTTCCGGATTTTGAAATGGATGACGATTATGGAATCCCTACTTCTTCTTCAATTAATGCCAGTACCACTGCCAGACCCAAGAAGCCAGCAAT AGGTGAAGAAGAGATCATGGAGCTGCTATGGCAGAACGGGCAGGTGGTCTTCCAAAGCCAGAATCaaagatcattcaagaaatcTCCCAACCGGGGCGGAGAGCCTGATCAACTACACCAATCCGGTGCTTCTAGAGAGATCCCATCCATACTAGAAAATGACAACCTATCGGCGGCGCCGCCGCCGCAGCAGCTCTTCATGCAAGAAGACGAGATGGCCTCTTGGCTTCACTATCCTCTCGACGACTCCTCCTTCGACCGCGACCTCTACTCCGATCTCCTCTATCCTCCGCCGCCTTCAgcttccaccaccaccaccatgaCGCCAACTCCCTCCGTTCCTCCCAGAGAACTCCGCACAACTATCGTGGAGATCCGCCCGCCGCCAGCCGTTATTCCTCCTCGACCCCCGGTACCTCCTCCTTCGAAAGGCACCTACCCAATAGAGGCAGCTGCTCCTAGGCTTCAAAACTTCATGCACTTCTCCAGACTGCCCAAATCCAGGAACGAGTCCGGATACACGAGGGAATTGACGGTGGTGGACTCCAATGAGACGCAAACAACGGTGCCGGAATCGAGGGTTCCTGAAGGGGATGTAAGATGCGGAGCCGTGAGCTGCACTGCAGCTGCGGCTACCTCCGCTGCAGCTAGGGACTTGGCGACCACGGCCTGTGAACTCACCGTCACGTCGTCCCCCGGGGCCTCCGGGGGTAGCGTCAGTGCAACCGCGGAGCCGCATCACCGGCCGCCGACTTCAATTCATAAACCGAGCCCGTCCGGTGTGGAGGACCGGAAGCGTAAAGGAAGAGAAACGGAGGAGACGGATTGTCCTAGTGAG GATATCGAGTTTGAGTCAGCTGATGCAAAAAGGCAAGCCCGTGGATCAACATCTACAAAGAGATCCCGTGCTGCAGAGGTTCACAATCTCTCAGAAAGA AGGCGTCGAGACAGGATAAATGAAAAGATGAGGGCCTTGCAAGAACTCATACCTCGTTGCAACAAG TCAGACAAGGCTTCAATGCTGGATGAGGCGATTGAGTACTTGAAATCGCTACAACTGCAAGTGCAG TTTATGTCAATGGGATGTGGCATGCTCCCGATGATGTATCCCAGTGTACAGCAGTACATGCCAGCAATGGGTATGGGCATGGGCATGGGCATGGGCATGGGCATGGATTTGGGTATGAACCGTCCAGTGATGCCATATCCATCTTTTATACCCGGTTCGGGAATGCCAAGCCCGGCTGTAGCAGCAAACATGGGGCCAAGATTTCCCATGCCAGCATTTCATATGCAACCGGTTCCAGTTCCTGACTCTTCCAGAATCCAAGCTTCCAATCAGCTGGATCCAATGCTGAACTCACTAGTGACGCCTAATCCAAATCAGCCACGAGTTCCAAATTTTGCTGATCCCTATCAGCAGTTCATTGGTCTCCACCAAGCACAAATACCATTACCACAG AATCAAGTGGTAGTACAGCCCAGCAAGCCGAATAGTAGCAGAGAAGTTGGGAATCTTGATAATCATCAATCTGGTAGGCTGATTTTTTGa
- the LOC113714194 gene encoding chaperonin CPN60-2, mitochondrial-like isoform X3 codes for MYRLAANLVSKACVARNATQQVGSRLAWIRNYAAKDILFGVEARSLMLQGVDELADAVKVTMGPKGRNVVLEQSFGTPKVTKDGVTVAKSIEFKDRVKNIGASLVKQVANATNDVAGDGTTCATILARAIYSEGCKSVAAGMNAMDLRRGISMAIDSVVTNLKSRARMISTSEEIAQVGTISANGEREIGELIAKAMERVGKEGVITIADGKTLYNELEVVEGMKLDRGYISPYFVTNQKNQKCELEDPLILIHEKKIGSINAVVKVLELALKRQRPLLIVSEDVESDALATLILNKLRAGIKVCAIKAPGYGENRKANLQDLAILTGGEVISDELGLNLEKVTIDMLGSCKKVSVSKDDTVVLDGAGDKKTIEERCEEIRSAIELSTSDYDKEKLQERLAKLSGGVAVLKIGGASEAEVSEKKDRVTDALNATKAAVEEGIVQGGGVALLYASKELENLQTSNFDQKIGVQIIQNALKISFCY; via the exons ATGTATCGGTTGGCTGCTAATCTGGTTTCAAAAGCCTG TGTTGCTAGGAATGCTACTCAACAG GTTGGAAGTCGATTGGCTTGGATTAGGAATTATGCTGCGAAAGACATTCTATTTGGAGTGGAAGCACGGTCCCTGATGCTACAGGGTGTTGACGAGCTCGCTGATGCTGTTAAAGTCACAATGGGTCCTAAA GGTCGCAATGTTGTTCTAGAACAGAGTTTCGGCACCCCTAAAGTGACAAAGGATGGCGTCACTGTTGCAAAGAGTATTGAATTTAAAGACAGAGTAAAGAATATTGGTGCTAGCCTTGTAAAGCAGGTTGCAAATGCTACAAATGATGTTGCTGGAGATG GTACCACATGTGCAACAATCCTCGCACGTGCAATATATTCTGAAGGGTGCAAGTCAGTTGCTGCTGGAATGAATGCTATGGACTTACGACGTGGGATCTCAATGGCAATTGATTCTGTGGTGACTAACTTGAAAAGCAGGGCTAGGATGATCAGTACATCTGAGGAAATAGCCCAG GTTGGAACTATTTCAGCAAATGGAGAAAGGGAGATTGGTGAGCTTATAGCAAAGGCAATGGAAAGAGTGGGCAAAGAAGGTGTTATTACTATTGCT GATGGGAAAACACTATATAATGAGTTGGAAGTTGTAGAAGGAATGAAGCTCGATAGGGGCTATATTTCACCTTACTTTGTCACCAATCAAAAGAATCAAAAATGC GAATTGGAGGATCCTCTGATTCTTATCCatgaaaagaaaattggaaGCATAAATGCTGTGGTAAAAGTGCTGGAGTTAGCCTTGAAG CGGCAAAGACCTTTGCTGATTGTTTCGGAGGATGTTGAAAGTGACGCTTTAGCCACTTTGATACTAAACAAGCTTCGTGCAGGAATTAAG GTTTGTGCCATTAAAGCTCCTGGTTATGGAGAAAACAGAAAGGCCAATTTACAGGATCTTGCCATTCTCACAGGAGGCGAA GTCATATCTGATGAGCTTGGTTTGAACCTGGAAAAGGTGACAATAGATATGCTTGGCTCATGCAAGAAG GTTTCAGTGTCAAAGGACGATACTGTTGTCCTTGACGGAGCTGGTGACAAAAAGACCATTGAGGAAAGATGCGAGGAG ATTCGCTCTGCCATTGAACTAAGTACATCTGATTATGACAAGGAGAAGCTTCAGGAAAGGCTAGCTAAGCTTTCTGGTGGAGTCGCTGTTTTGAAG ATTGGAGGGGCAAGTGAAGCAGAGGTCAGTGAGAAGAAGGATAGGGTCACTGATGCTTTAAACGCTACGAAGGCAGCTGTTGAGGAGGGCATTGTACAAG GTGGTGGAGTTGCCCTTCTTTATGCTTCAAAGGAACTGGAGAACCTACAAACTTCCAACTTTGATCAAAAGATTGGTGTTCAGATTATTCAGAATGCACTCAAG ATTAGTTTTTGCTATTGA